The genomic interval GTGAGGCGCTCCCTGTCGCCGTGCAGTTCGGCGAAACAGCGCAGCTGGCCGCGAATTTCGATGCCGCCGCCGGTGGGCGTGAATTTGATGGCATTTTCCAGCAGGCGGCCGAAGGTGCGGCGCAGATGATAGGCGTCGCCGGTGAGCTCGACCCCGGAAGGCAGCGGATGCAGGTGAAAGTTGAGGCGGCGTTCCTCGAGGATCGGCTGGAATTCGCCGTGCACGGCGCCGAGGATCGTGCCCAGGTCGATCTTTTCCCGTGCCAGGTACAGGCTGTCCGATTCCAGGCGGGCCGCTTCGAGCATGTCGCGCACGATGGACTCAAGGCGCGCTCCGCCCTGCTGGATGGCGCCGAAGAGTTGCCGCTCGTCGGCGTCGAGCCGCTCGCCGAGCTGTTGCGCGAGAAGCTGGGTTCCCGAGAGGATGCAGGTCAACGGGGTGCGCAGCTCATGGGAGGCCAAGGCCATGAAGTTGCTTTTCATGCGCTCCAGGCGCGCCAGCTCGCGGTTGTGGCGCTGCGCCTGGTCGAGGTTGTCCCGCAGTTGGCGGCGCGAGCGCTCCAGTTCGCGGTTGCCGGCTTCGGTGAGGCGGTTCTGCCAGCGCAGGGCCTCGTAGAGCTCGGCGCCCTGGATGGCGCTGCCGACCTGATGGCCGATGGCCAGCAGCAGGTGCACCTCCTCGCGGCTGAGCACCCGGTGGTCGCGGTTGTAGAGAAACAGCACCCCCACCGTCTGCTCCTGGGCGTGCAGCGGGATCGCCTGGAAGCCGCGCCAGCCGGCGTTGCGGATCGCCTGGCTGCGCAGGCGCAGATCATTTTGCAGATCGGCGGAGCCTTGCGGCTGGCCGGTCGCGGCGACCCGCGCGGCCATGCCCGTGCCCGGCGGCACGCGGCGAATATCCTCGAGCACTTCGGGCTCGATGTTGCGGTGAGCGGCCAGGTGCAGGTCGTTGCCGCCCTGCTGCACCAGGAAGATGCCGCCGCCGTGCGCCTCGAAAACGTGGATCACATCCTCGAGAATGGTCTGCAGCAGTTCGTCGAGGCGCCGGTGTCCGGCGATGCGCCGCGCGATCTCGTTGAGCAGGGTGAGTTCGCGGTTCTTGCGGCGCAGCTGCTGCTCGGCCAGGCGCACGCGGGTCACATCGCGGATCGCGCCGTGGACCACGGTCTCCTCGTCGAACCGGCCGAGGCGTGCCTGGACCGCGCCGATCAGGCGCTGACCGTTTTTGTGGCGCAAGTGCAGGTTGGGTTCCTCGCCGTAGCCGTCGCGCAGGACACGGCGCATGAGCCGAAGGTAGCGGCGCTCATGGCGGCCGGGAAACAGCGCGGTGAGCGCCTGACCCTGGATTTCCCCGGCGCTGTAGCCGAGCATCTCCTCGGCCTGGCGATTGACCAGCAGCAAGCGGCCATCCTTGGGGTCGATGAAGAAGATGGCGTCGCCGGCATGGTCCAGCAGCTGCTGAAAACGGCGTTGCGCATGTTCCTGGTCGCGAAGCCCGGCGGCGAGGCGCTGTTCCTGGTCGGCAAGTTGCGCCTTGAGAGCGCGCAGGCGGCGGCGCTGATAGGCCAGGAGCACGCCCGCCCCGAGCGCCGGCAAACCCAATTGAAGCAGCAAGGCATGGCGCGTCGGGCGCGCGTTGCCGCGCTGTTCCTCCAGAGCCTGGGCCGCCGGGGGCAGAAAGGCCAGGGCGGTCAGCAGGGCTGCCGTCAGCCATTTCCTCGAGTTGTGCGATGCTCTGGCGATCATGACGTCCTCTGGCAGGTGAGGTTGCGGATCGCTGCGGCGCGGGCTCAGCTCTTGGGCTGCGCCCGCTCCATCAGATAGCGGCGGATCCATTCCAGGGCCATGCAGGCGCTCAGTTTGCGGATCTGCTCGCGATTGCCGCCGAAGCGGTAGCCCTTGGCCTGTTCGGCGTCGTTGGCCGAAAGGGCGATGAACACCGTGCCCACGGGTTTTTCGTCGGTGCCGCCGTCGGGGCCGGCGATGCCGGTGACGGCCACGGTGATGTCGGTGCGGGTGCTCTGGCGCAGGCCGGTGGCCATGGCGCGGGCGCAGGCTTCGCTGACCGCGCCCTGCTCGTGCAGAATGCGCTTGGAGACGCCCAGCCAGTCGTTTTTCGCCTGATTGGAATAGGTGACGGCGCCGCGCTCGAGAAACGCCGAGGCTCCGGGAATTTCCGTAAGCCAGGCGGCCACCAGCCCGCCGGTGCAGGATTCGGCCAGGGACAGGCTCAGGCCGTGGGCGGTCAGCAGGCGCGCCACGGTCTGAGCCAGGGTGTCGCGGCCGCGGGCGACGATGAAATCCCCCATACGGCGCTGCACCAGGACTTCGGCCTGGTCGAGGCGCTCCTCGGCATCCTCGCCGCGGGCGCGCAGCTTGAGATGCACCAGGGGAAAATCAACGCCGAAGGCGATGGCGACACCCGTCGGCAGGGGCTGGCCGTCGAGCAGGCTTTCAATGCGCGGTTCGGAAAGGCCGAAAATCTTAAGGATGCGCTCGCACTGGGGCGGCCGATCGCCGCTCAGCGCTTCCAGGCGCGGCAGGAGCTCGGCTTCGGCCATGGCCTGCATTTCCACGGGCACGCCGGGGAAAAACAGCAGCAGGCAGCGCCCCTCCTGCAAGAGAAAACCGGGGGCGGTGCCCAGGGGATTGGGCAGCACCGTGCATTTTTGTGGCAGCAGCGCCTGTTTTTCGTTGCGCGGCTCCATCTCCAGGGCGTGATCACGGAAAAACGCCCGGATCAGGGCCAGGGCCTCGTCGTTGAGCACCAGGGGGCGGTCGAAGGCCTGGGCCGCCGCGCGCGCCGTGAGGTCGTCGCGGGTCGGGCCGAGGCCGCCGGTCACCGCCACCACCCCATGGCGGCTCGCCAGCTCACGCAGGGCGGCGATGATGGCCGCCTCGTCGTCGGGCACCGTGCGCCCTTCGCGCAGGCGATAGCCGTGGGCGTTGAGCAGCCGCCCGATGGCCGCCGTATTGGTGTCGGCCAGTTCGCCGTTGAGCAGCTCATCGCCGATGGCGAGAACCGCGATGTCGAGATCCACATCCGCCTCCGGAGCCAGGGGATTCATCCGAGCCATGCCAGGCACAGGCGCAAGGCGAGAGCCGCGTAGAAACCCGCCGCGACATCGTCGAGAACCACGCCGACGCCGTTCTTCAGGCGCTGGTCGCACCAGCTGGCGGGCCAGATCT from Geoalkalibacter sp. carries:
- a CDS encoding sensor histidine kinase gives rise to the protein MIARASHNSRKWLTAALLTALAFLPPAAQALEEQRGNARPTRHALLLQLGLPALGAGVLLAYQRRRLRALKAQLADQEQRLAAGLRDQEHAQRRFQQLLDHAGDAIFFIDPKDGRLLLVNRQAEEMLGYSAGEIQGQALTALFPGRHERRYLRLMRRVLRDGYGEEPNLHLRHKNGQRLIGAVQARLGRFDEETVVHGAIRDVTRVRLAEQQLRRKNRELTLLNEIARRIAGHRRLDELLQTILEDVIHVFEAHGGGIFLVQQGGNDLHLAAHRNIEPEVLEDIRRVPPGTGMAARVAATGQPQGSADLQNDLRLRSQAIRNAGWRGFQAIPLHAQEQTVGVLFLYNRDHRVLSREEVHLLLAIGHQVGSAIQGAELYEALRWQNRLTEAGNRELERSRRQLRDNLDQAQRHNRELARLERMKSNFMALASHELRTPLTCILSGTQLLAQQLGERLDADERQLFGAIQQGGARLESIVRDMLEAARLESDSLYLAREKIDLGTILGAVHGEFQPILEERRLNFHLHPLPSGVELTGDAYHLRRTFGRLLENAIKFTPTGGGIEIRGQLRCFAELHGDRERLTRFSPTFFADTLGGPLIQITVADSGIGIAPEEQLRIFDKFYEVGDIDAHFSSRTDFGGKGVGLGLTLVKGMIEAHGGMVWVESPPAGGSAFHVLLPAALSGGAEAGP
- a CDS encoding CinA family nicotinamide mononucleotide deamidase-related protein: MARMNPLAPEADVDLDIAVLAIGDELLNGELADTNTAAIGRLLNAHGYRLREGRTVPDDEAAIIAALRELASRHGVVAVTGGLGPTRDDLTARAAAQAFDRPLVLNDEALALIRAFFRDHALEMEPRNEKQALLPQKCTVLPNPLGTAPGFLLQEGRCLLLFFPGVPVEMQAMAEAELLPRLEALSGDRPPQCERILKIFGLSEPRIESLLDGQPLPTGVAIAFGVDFPLVHLKLRARGEDAEERLDQAEVLVQRRMGDFIVARGRDTLAQTVARLLTAHGLSLSLAESCTGGLVAAWLTEIPGASAFLERGAVTYSNQAKNDWLGVSKRILHEQGAVSEACARAMATGLRQSTRTDITVAVTGIAGPDGGTDEKPVGTVFIALSANDAEQAKGYRFGGNREQIRKLSACMALEWIRRYLMERAQPKS